The window ATGGCGGTGAGCAGCAGCAGGGTGCCGACGATACCGGCGGTGATCGGATCCATTACTGCACCTTCTCAGCGGTCATAGTTTTGAGGGTGTCCACCAGCAGCACGAAAGACAGGGCAAAACACCCGGCCGCAGCAGCGAACACAAAGGGATGATACACAATCTGGAGCGTCTCGGAGAGTTCCCCGGTCTGTACGAGGAAAGCTGCCCACTTGTATGTTTCCATGCCGCAGAGGGCGAAGAAACCGCAGGAGAGCAGACTGGTGCCAGCGTCGGCCAGTCGACGTATGATGGCCGGGAAACGGCCCAGCAGGATGCCTACAGCGATGTGGCTCTTGCGCCGCTGGGCAAATGCCAGTGAAAAGGCGGCGACCACCGCACCCATGAATCCCATGAGTTCGAAGGTGCCTTGAATCGGGGCCCATACCGCCCGCAGCACCACGTTGGCGCATGCCAGCACCATCATGGCTACGAGGAACAGCCCGGCCAGTGCGGTCAGCACTTTGGCGACGAGCTCGCTCAATTTGTCGAGTGCATCTATCATAGAAATAGGAGAACGCCCCCTGCCAAGACGACAGAGGGCGTTGTGTCGTCGGAGGTTACTTGCCGAGTTCGGCTTCGTACTTCTGCTTCAGGGCCATCATGTCGGCCAGGACAGCGTCGGCATCCAAACCGGCTTTGGTTACGCCTTCTTTCCAGGCGTCAACCAGTTCGGCTCCCTTGGCTTTGATCTCGGCGTGCTCGG of the Pseudodesulfovibrio sp. zrk46 genome contains:
- a CDS encoding TRAP transporter small permease; its protein translation is MIDALDKLSELVAKVLTALAGLFLVAMMVLACANVVLRAVWAPIQGTFELMGFMGAVVAAFSLAFAQRRKSHIAVGILLGRFPAIIRRLADAGTSLLSCGFFALCGMETYKWAAFLVQTGELSETLQIVYHPFVFAAAAGCFALSFVLLVDTLKTMTAEKVQ